The DNA region GCGGGACGCGATCCGCATACCTATAGTCCCACGCCGAGCGATCGCACCGCCATAGAGAACGCCGATCTGGTTCTCTACGGGGGATACGACTACGAACCGGGCATTATTCGCCTGATTCAAGCCACCAGCAACGCATCTCCAAAAGTCGCAGTCTTTGAGCAAGCCGTACCGCAGCCTTTGATGGGACATCACCATCATCATCATGGCGAAGAAAGTCACGATCATGCTCACGACCACGACCACGATCATGCTCATGACCACGATCATGCTCACGACCATGCAGAAGGCGAACTCGTCCCCGATCCGCATGTCTGGCATAATCCCCAAAACGGCATTCAAATGGTCGCCATTGTTCGACAACAACTGTCTGAACTTTCTCCAGACAATGCTCAACAGTTCGCCCAAAATTCCGAAGCTTTAAAAGGGCAACTGAGTCAAATTGATAGCTGGATTCAATCCCAGATTGCCACCATTCCCCAAAATCAGCGCAAACTGGTGACAACCCATGACGCCCTAGCCTACTTCAGCGAGGCTTATAATATCCCAGTTGCCGCATTGCAAGGGGTGAGTACCGAAGCACGACCCACCGCCGCCGGTGTCAGAAACCTGACTGAAACGATCCGAGAAACGGGCGTTCCGACCATTTTTGTAGAAACCACAACGAATCCTGGGGTGATTGAAACAGTGGCGCGAGAAGCCAACGTGCAAGTCTCCGAACAACCCCTATTCGTTGAAGGGCCTGGCGAACCTGGAAGCGGTGCTGAGACTTATCCTCAGATGTTAATTGCCAATACCCGTACCATTGTTCAAGGTTTGGGCGGTCAATACGTCAGTTTTGCAGAAAATTAGTGGAGGACAGGGCGATCGCGATCGCCCTTAAGCCTTCCCCGCGAACGATGTTCCTCAGCCACCGACTCGCTTAACATAAAGCTAGCAAGTGATTCAATTGCGGGCACCTATGGCTTTTGAGTACGATCTGTTTGTAATTGGCGGTGGTTCTGGGGGAATTCCCGGTGCAAGACAAGCTGCTAAGTATGGCGCTAAAGTTGCCCTAGCCGAGCAAGACGCATTAGGGGGAACTTGTGTAAACCGGGGTTGCGTTCCCAAAAAGTTGATGGTTTACGCTTCTGGATTTGCTCAGAAACTACGCGAAGCCGCAGACTATGGTTGGAGTCCGGTAGAGTCTCGCTTTAACTGGTCGGTGTTTTTACCCGAAAAAGACCAAGAAATTCGCCGCCTCAACAGCGTTTATCAACAGAACTTAGAAAAGTCAGGCGTTACCTTATTTCGCGATCGCGCTGAGTTTATCGATCCGCATACCCTGCAAGTGGGCGATCGCACGATCCGCGCTGAGAGAATTTTAATCGCAGTGGGCGCGCATCCCCGCTTACCCCAAATTCCGGGGATTGAATTCGCCATTTCCTCAGACGATATTTTTCATCTCGAACATCAACCCCAGCACCTAGCCATTATTGGGGGCGGTTATATTGGCGTTGAATTTGCCTGCATTATGCATGGCTTAGGGACGCAAGTTAGCCTATTGATTCGTCAAAATAGAATTCTTACCCGCTTTGATGAAGATATTAGTTGGGCCGTCCAAAGCGGAATGCAGGCGCGGGGCATTAAGATTTTGACCCATACTGAAGTTAAAGCTATCGAAAAGACTTCATCCGGTCTAGCATTAACCACAACCGACGGTTCCTTTACAGTAGACCAAGTGCTGGCCGCCACCGGACGCGCCCCCAATATTAGCAAACTGGGATTAGAGCGAGCCGGGGTAAAAGTCGAGAAAGGGGCGATCGCAGTTGATGTCTATAGCCGTACCTCAGTCCCCCATATTTTCGCGGTTGGCGACTGTATCGATCGCCTGAACCTCACCCCCGTGGCGATCGCCCAAGCTAGAGCCTTTGCCGATAGCGAATTTGGCAATAGCCCCGGTCAGATTAGCTATGAGTTCATCCCAACCGCTATTTTTGCTCAACCTGAAGCTGCATCGGTTGGACTGAGTGAAGACGACGCTAGGCAGCGATACGGCGATCGCGTCTGTTGTTACTGCACTCAGTTTCGTCCCCTGTACTACAGCCTGACAGACTCCGATGAAAAGATGCTGCTCAAAGTGGTAGTCAATAGCGAAACCGATGCCGTTTTAGGGATTCACGCCGTCGGAGAACACGCCGCCGAAATGCTGCAAGGCTTTGCAGTAGCGCTTGCTAAAGGCATCACCAAAACTGACTTAGATCGCACCATTGGCATTCATCCCAGCGCCGCCGAAGAATTTTTCACCTTAAGGTCATTTCAAGCTAAAAAAGGATTGAATCGCCAGCCCAATCTCCGGTAAAACATTCCCCAAGCTATGATCGCTATCGAGTTCCACTAACTGAACCCAAGGGCGATCGCGCTGATAGTCTCGGCTAGCTTGAATGGGAATCACCCGATCCTCAATTCCATGCAAAATCAGCGTAGGAACGGGACGCGTTAACTGTAATTCGCAATACTGACGCACATCAGAAATGAACCCATAATGGAGAGGCAGCGATCGCTTCTCCCCATAGTGATACACAGCTTGATAATTTTCCTGCTGCCACTGACGCAACTGCACTTCCCCAATCTGAGGCAACCAGTGTTCCAGAAAGCCAAAGGCAGGGGCTAACAAAACCAGCCTCTCCACTTGCGGGTACTTTTCCCCCAACCAAGCCGAAGTCAATCCCCCAAAACTCGATCCAATCAGTCGTACCGCCTCCCCTGGCGGAAAAAGAGTGCTAACTTGCTGAATTTGCCGCGTTAGGGTCAGATGAGAAAAATCGCCCTGGTTGAGATCGGGGATATTCAGAGAAAGGTTGAGGCGAGAAAAGCGATCGCCCAAATCCTGAGCCTTCGCAGACTGCGGACTCGACGCGAAACCGTGAAGATAGAGATAATGCACCATAAAAAGGGAATTGGGAGTTGGGAGTTGGGGGGAGATGGGGAGGTGGGGAGATGGGGGGAAGAAGGGGAATTAGGAATTGGGAGTGGTTGGGGAAAGAGGGTGGGGGAAGAGTGCGCTTGTAGCGTAGCTAGCAGGCGTGCGAAGCAGTATTCCGAGTGGGAAAAAAAGTGCTATTGTGCGGTTCTTTATGCGTAGCAGTCTTCTCAGTCGGTATCTAGAACAATAACTGATTTACCTTCGTTCCCCCATCCTCTTCATTCCCCCAAATCCCAACTCCCAACTCCCAACTCCCAACTCCCTTCTTTCCCCCCATCTCCCCATCCCCCCATCTCCCCATCCTCTAATTCCGCCGTCGCTGCTGCATTCTCTGATTGAGCATCTGACGTTGCTGTAGGGTTAACACTTCCCGCATTTCCAGCATATTTTCCAACTGTAAATCCGCCATCGCCGAACGCAGTTGTTGCACTTGGCGGTGCTTGTCGCGAATTTGATTGACAGGCGCATCGCTTGCCATTAACTGTTGTAACTCCTGATGAGCTTGGCGCAGCGATTGGCGAGACGATTGCATTTGTCCTTGGTAGCGCTGGCGAATCGCTTGCATTTGCTGCATTTGCTGCGGGGTTAGGTTCAACTCCTGCATGATGCGATCGCCATTTTCCGGGCGATTTCTCGGCCCCTGCTGGGCGATTTGGAACACCTCTGGCATCGGTTGAGCAAACGCGATCGCGCCTGTACCTCCTAACAGGATCGCCAAAAGCGCAACGAAGGAAACACGACGAACAAACATAGACCTATCCTCAGTTTTCTTGACTTAATAGAGAAGGAGCATCCGGGAGTAACCAAATTTCGGCAGTTTCCATCGCCTCTGCCTCACCTCCTCCAAAAAACTCACCCCAATGGCGTTCGACATAAGCTTCGAGTTGGGCGACTTCCGCCTCCGATAACCCCCCGCGCGGAGAGAGGATACTATGGGTGGCGATCGCTGCTAAAAACCCAGCCGCCAGCGTTCCCGAAACCAGCCACAAAGGACGTTTAGGGCGACGATGAAACCGGGGAATCGCCTCCATAACCCGATCTTCTAATTCCGGTTGCGCCGGGGGAACCGGGGGACGATATTGGCGTAAAAACTCCACCACAGGTCGATCTTCCTCAGAGAACTGACTCATAACTGTACTCCTTGCTGTTCTAGATATTTCCGCATCGCAGCGCGGGCGTGGAACAGGCGAGATTTCACAGTTCCGACCGGAATATTTAGGATAGCGGCAATTTCCTTTTGCGGCACATCCTCCAAGTCATGTAAAACAATGACAGCCCGTTGATCGAAGCTTAACGACTCCAACCCCCGTTGAACCAAATCCTGGTAATGCATCTGCATCCAATCCATCGGCGTGGCCGATTCTACAAACGTTTGCGCGATCGCTTCTGTATTGCGCGAATATTTAGTAAACTCTCGTCGGCGATCGACTGCCACATTCCAAGTAATGCGATATAACCAGGTGGAAAACTGCGCCTGCTGTCGCCATCGGGGTAATCCTTTCCAAACTCTTAAAAACACTTCTTGCACCAAGTCATCTAAGCCATCAGCGCCACAGAGTTGATAAAGTGTAGACCGGACGCGCAACTGATAGCGGCGATAGAGGAGAACGTAACTGTGTTGGTCTCCTTGCAGACAACGACTCACTAATTCTCGGTCAGACATAGAAGGGCATCTATCGTCAGAGGGATCGTCAGCGAGTCGGTAAGCTGGTATGACTGACACTGGGATAGTTTCCTCGCCGATTTGCGTGATTTCTCTGGTTTAGACTCTGGATTTCACCTCAAGGTTCAACCTTCCCCCCACCTTCTTCCCCACTCGGAACTCGGAACTCGGAACTCGGAACTTGGTAATGATGACAACTTCACCTGTAATTCTATTAACTGGCGCATCCTCTGGAATTGGGGCGGCTTGTGCGTTGGTTTTTGCTCAAAAAATTTCGGGGGTACGTTTGGCGATCGCGGCTCGTTCCCAAGATAAACTAGAAGCCCTCGCCGAAAAGTGCCGCAGTTTGGGGGCGGAGGTTTTGGTAATTCCCGCAGATTTGGGGAAGGTGGAACAAGCTGAAGCCGTTGCCCAAAAGACTTTAAGCCATTTTGGTCAAGTGGATGTTTTGATTAATAATGCAGGTTATGGACAAATGGGGCCGTTAGAGTTAATTCCCGCCGCCCAAGCCCAACGCCAGTTTGAGGTGAATGTGTTAGGGCCGTTAGCCTTAATTCGGGTCTTAATTCCCGCGATGCGCGATCGCGGCGGTGGCAGAATTATTAATGTCAGCTCTCTAGGCGGTCGAGTCGCCTTCCCCGTTGGCGGCCTCTATAGCGCTTCTAAACACGCCCTAGAAGGCTTAAGCGACTCCCTGCGCCGCGAAGTGAGTCCCTTTAATATTAAGGTGATTGTCGTTGAACCGGGCCCGGTGACAACCGATTTCTTTACCGCATCGAGTCAGGTTGCACCTGAAGGTCTGCTATCGGCGAAGGATAGTCTTTATCAACCGGCGCTGGAAGTGGTCGAAAATATTGAACAGAAAACGGCGGCTTTGGCGTGGAGTTCCGAACGCGTCGCCAATGTCATTTTTAAAGCGATGATAGAGCGCTATCCTCGCGCCCGCTATGTAGCAGCCACCGCCGGAAACTTAATGTTACTGATGATGACTAAAGTTTTACCCACTTGGGCCGTAGATTTATTCTGGCAGAAGTTCTATGGTATCGATCGGGTTGAGAAAGCTTGGAAGCAAAAAAACAAAGCAAGTTAGCTTCTAGGGCTGCGATCTAAAACACACCTTAATTGTGTTGTGGTTATCAAAGTTCGCTCTAATCCTCGTGTTACCCTTAAATCCAAAACTTGTGCATCCTTAAACCGAATGGACTTACTTGAGTATCAGGCAAAGGAACTCTTTCGCGAAATGGACATTCCTGTTTTGCCTTCGCAACGCATCGATCGTCCTACAGACCTCAAGGGATTGAAAATTCCCTATCCTGTTGTGCTAAAGTCTCAGGTGCGGGCTGGCGGACGTGGCAAAGCGGGCGGTGTCAAGTTTGTGGAAAATACGATTGATGCAGTCGCCGCAGCCCAAACGATTTTTCACTTACCCATTGTGGGCGAATACCCAGAAGTGTTGCTGGCTGAAGCCAAGTATAATGCCGATCGCGAGTTTTACCTGGCTGTTGTCCTTGATGCTGGCGCGAGACGCCCAATTTTACTCGGTTCTAAGATTGGCGGTATCGATGCAGAAGCCGTCATGGAACAAATGCAACTGGTGGTGGTTGATGGTGAGTTTTCCCCCTTCTATGCGCGGCGGTTGGCGCTGAAGATGGGGTTAGAAGGGAATCTGATTCAAGCCGTCAGCGATATTTTAGAGAAAATGTATCAACTCTTTGTCCAAAAGGACTTAGATTTGGTGGAAATTAACCCGCTAGGGGTGAGTGCAACTGGGGAAGTGATGGCGCTAGATGGTAAGGTGACGGCTAATGATGATGCGATCGCCCGCCATCCTGATTTAGTCAAGTTGGTCACGAAAACCTCGAATCGTCCTCAGATGACCTCTTCAATCGCTCAGTCTAGCCGAACGACGGAAGAAAAGGCTGCTGAGGGCGATTTTCCCATGCTGACGCTACATCCAGCTAGGGATGGGAATATTGGGGTGTTATGCAATGGCGCGGGTTTGCTGCTCACGACTTTAGACTTAATCTATTTAGCAGGAGGTAAACCGGCGAGTTTTCTCAATATTGGCGAGGCGATCCTTCAGGCTTGGACGCCAACCGTTTTGTGCGATCGCCTAGAACGCGGGTTAGAGTTGATTACGCGGGATAAAAATGTTGAGGTGTTGCTGATTAACCTGCATTGTCATGCTACCGCAGGCGATCGCATGGCGGCGGTGATTGCTGAATATTGGCAGAAACGCGCCAGCAAAGCTCGGTTGCCCAATGATTTTAAAATGATTTTGCGTCTGGTGAGCAGCGAATTCAGCCGCGCCCA from Desertifilum tharense IPPAS B-1220 includes:
- a CDS encoding metal ABC transporter solute-binding protein, Zn/Mn family: MQNLSIKLRQFWGVSALSVALGFAGCTPATQVNQTGETQTQTENRLQVVATASVLCDITETIAQDTIDLTCLLEAGRDPHTYSPTPSDRTAIENADLVLYGGYDYEPGIIRLIQATSNASPKVAVFEQAVPQPLMGHHHHHHGEESHDHAHDHDHDHAHDHDHAHDHAEGELVPDPHVWHNPQNGIQMVAIVRQQLSELSPDNAQQFAQNSEALKGQLSQIDSWIQSQIATIPQNQRKLVTTHDALAYFSEAYNIPVAALQGVSTEARPTAAGVRNLTETIRETGVPTIFVETTTNPGVIETVAREANVQVSEQPLFVEGPGEPGSGAETYPQMLIANTRTIVQGLGGQYVSFAEN
- the gorA gene encoding glutathione-disulfide reductase, which codes for MAFEYDLFVIGGGSGGIPGARQAAKYGAKVALAEQDALGGTCVNRGCVPKKLMVYASGFAQKLREAADYGWSPVESRFNWSVFLPEKDQEIRRLNSVYQQNLEKSGVTLFRDRAEFIDPHTLQVGDRTIRAERILIAVGAHPRLPQIPGIEFAISSDDIFHLEHQPQHLAIIGGGYIGVEFACIMHGLGTQVSLLIRQNRILTRFDEDISWAVQSGMQARGIKILTHTEVKAIEKTSSGLALTTTDGSFTVDQVLAATGRAPNISKLGLERAGVKVEKGAIAVDVYSRTSVPHIFAVGDCIDRLNLTPVAIAQARAFADSEFGNSPGQISYEFIPTAIFAQPEAASVGLSEDDARQRYGDRVCCYCTQFRPLYYSLTDSDEKMLLKVVVNSETDAVLGIHAVGEHAAEMLQGFAVALAKGITKTDLDRTIGIHPSAAEEFFTLRSFQAKKGLNRQPNLR
- a CDS encoding YqiA/YcfP family alpha/beta fold hydrolase, translating into MVHYLYLHGFASSPQSAKAQDLGDRFSRLNLSLNIPDLNQGDFSHLTLTRQIQQVSTLFPPGEAVRLIGSSFGGLTSAWLGEKYPQVERLVLLAPAFGFLEHWLPQIGEVQLRQWQQENYQAVYHYGEKRSLPLHYGFISDVRQYCELQLTRPVPTLILHGIEDRVIPIQASRDYQRDRPWVQLVELDSDHSLGNVLPEIGLAIQSFFSLK
- a CDS encoding Spy/CpxP family protein refolding chaperone produces the protein MFVRRVSFVALLAILLGGTGAIAFAQPMPEVFQIAQQGPRNRPENGDRIMQELNLTPQQMQQMQAIRQRYQGQMQSSRQSLRQAHQELQQLMASDAPVNQIRDKHRQVQQLRSAMADLQLENMLEMREVLTLQQRQMLNQRMQQRRRN
- a CDS encoding sigma-70 family RNA polymerase sigma factor; protein product: MSDRELVSRCLQGDQHSYVLLYRRYQLRVRSTLYQLCGADGLDDLVQEVFLRVWKGLPRWRQQAQFSTWLYRITWNVAVDRRREFTKYSRNTEAIAQTFVESATPMDWMQMHYQDLVQRGLESLSFDQRAVIVLHDLEDVPQKEIAAILNIPVGTVKSRLFHARAAMRKYLEQQGVQL
- a CDS encoding SDR family oxidoreductase, whose translation is MMTTSPVILLTGASSGIGAACALVFAQKISGVRLAIAARSQDKLEALAEKCRSLGAEVLVIPADLGKVEQAEAVAQKTLSHFGQVDVLINNAGYGQMGPLELIPAAQAQRQFEVNVLGPLALIRVLIPAMRDRGGGRIINVSSLGGRVAFPVGGLYSASKHALEGLSDSLRREVSPFNIKVIVVEPGPVTTDFFTASSQVAPEGLLSAKDSLYQPALEVVENIEQKTAALAWSSERVANVIFKAMIERYPRARYVAATAGNLMLLMMTKVLPTWAVDLFWQKFYGIDRVEKAWKQKNKAS
- a CDS encoding ATP-grasp domain-containing protein gives rise to the protein MDLLEYQAKELFREMDIPVLPSQRIDRPTDLKGLKIPYPVVLKSQVRAGGRGKAGGVKFVENTIDAVAAAQTIFHLPIVGEYPEVLLAEAKYNADREFYLAVVLDAGARRPILLGSKIGGIDAEAVMEQMQLVVVDGEFSPFYARRLALKMGLEGNLIQAVSDILEKMYQLFVQKDLDLVEINPLGVSATGEVMALDGKVTANDDAIARHPDLVKLVTKTSNRPQMTSSIAQSSRTTEEKAAEGDFPMLTLHPARDGNIGVLCNGAGLLLTTLDLIYLAGGKPASFLNIGEAILQAWTPTVLCDRLERGLELITRDKNVEVLLINLHCHATAGDRMAAVIAEYWQKRASKARLPNDFKMILRLVSSEFSRAQESLKDCPVTIVENLEQAIHQTMGLVKSKA